A genomic segment from Flavobacterium litorale encodes:
- the dnaE gene encoding DNA polymerase III subunit alpha, which yields MYLIFDTETTGLPKRWDAPITDTDNWPRCVQIAWQLHDEMGNLIEHQDYIINPDGFNIPYDAERIHGISTELAVEKGIAIKDALEKFNAALSKSKFIVGQNVGFDINIMGSEFYRYGINTSLSNMKVLDTCTEVTAEMLQLPGGRGGKFKLPTLTELHEYLFDEPFAEAHNATADVEATTRCFLELVKREVYTYEQLDVPPTYFYDFRKNNPQTIQLIGLKHINLKAASDAVRERLNKLKAEQQPTVTSIEGQEALKDANFVHLHNHTQFSVLQSTISVPALVKATAKNKMPAVAMTDHANMMGAFHFVSNVLNHNKAAEAKNKEALENGEIPEETIIKPIVGCEFFVCENHKDKSRKDNGYQVVFLAKNKNGYHNLAKMSSIAYTDGFYYVPRIDKKVVEQYQDDIIVLSGNLYGEIPNKILNIGENQAEEALLWWKETFGKDFYIELMRHGQEDEDRVNQSLITLARKHDVKLIATNNTYYLDKENSHAHDILLCVKDGEKLSTPVGRGRGFRYGLPNEEYYFKSGDEIKNLFKDIPEAIINIQEIVDKVEIYSLYRDVLLPKFDIPEEFLVAEDDTDAGKRGENKYLRYLTYEGAKKRYDEITDEIKERLDFELKTIENTGYPGYFLIVQDFIAEARNLDVSVGPGRGSAAGSAVAYCLGITNIDPIAYDLLFERFLNPDRISMPDIDIDFDDEGRGRVMDYVINKYGANQVAQIITYGTMAAKSSIRDTARVLDLPLFEADKIAKLIPNMKLAKIFDMDDKTLRGALRSEEFERVQELLSMSESEDLGGETIQQAKVLEGSLRNTGIHACGVIITPDDITNFVPVAVAKDSDLYVTQFDNSVVESAGLLKMDFLGLKTLTLIKDTVKLVKYKRGVDLDPDNFPIDDVKTYELFQRGETVGIFQYESPGMQKYMKDLKPTVFADLIAMNALYRPGPLEYIPSFIRRKNGEEEIKYDLDACEEYLKETYGITVYQEQVMLLSQKLANFTKGEADVLRKAMGKKQKAVLDKMKPKFISQAAEKGHEPDTLEKIWKDWEAFASYAFNKSHSTCYAWIAYQTAYLKAHYPAEYMAAVLSNNMNDIKQVTFFMEECKRMGLEVLGPDVNESFYKFTVNSQNAVRFGMGAIKGVGSGAVKTIVEGRKTGRYKSIFDLAKRIDLRAANKKAFENLALAGGFDGFDDTHRAQYFHNEDETSTFLEKAIRYGAKFQENENSSQVSLFGEASDVQIPEPVVPPCEEWTTMEKLAKEKEVVGIYLSGHPLNDYKFEMKYFCNSKLEALKELDKHIAKNLTFGGIIIDVQHRIAKNGKGWASFILEGYDESYEFRIYGEEYLKFRHFLVANSFTYIKVLVREGWVNHEGKRGEPRIQFITIQYLQDVLDTFAKKLVIQFSVNDLQDDVITGLQNLLYTNKGDNSVTFQVMELEKVTKQVEIAADMVNEPTEPYGDNPEQQENASSTVITNVEDVQVTTKLTMPSRKLKIKISNELLQELERLQINFKLN from the coding sequence ATGTACTTGATATTTGATACCGAAACAACTGGATTACCCAAACGTTGGGATGCCCCCATTACCGATACAGATAACTGGCCTAGATGCGTGCAAATTGCATGGCAGCTCCACGACGAAATGGGCAATTTAATAGAACATCAGGATTACATCATTAATCCTGATGGTTTCAATATACCTTATGATGCTGAGCGTATACATGGTATATCTACCGAGCTCGCTGTTGAAAAAGGTATTGCCATAAAGGATGCTTTAGAAAAGTTTAACGCAGCACTTTCAAAATCTAAATTTATAGTAGGTCAAAACGTAGGGTTCGATATTAATATAATGGGTTCTGAATTTTATCGTTATGGTATAAATACTTCTTTATCAAACATGAAAGTTTTGGATACTTGTACGGAAGTAACTGCAGAAATGTTGCAGCTACCCGGAGGTCGTGGCGGCAAATTTAAACTGCCTACACTTACAGAATTACATGAGTACTTGTTTGACGAACCTTTTGCAGAGGCACACAATGCTACTGCAGATGTAGAGGCTACAACACGTTGTTTTTTAGAGTTAGTAAAACGTGAAGTATATACATATGAGCAATTAGATGTTCCACCGACCTACTTTTACGACTTTAGAAAAAATAATCCCCAGACGATACAGCTAATAGGACTTAAGCACATTAATCTAAAAGCAGCTTCAGATGCTGTTCGCGAACGCTTAAATAAACTTAAAGCCGAACAGCAGCCTACAGTAACATCAATAGAAGGGCAAGAGGCATTGAAAGATGCTAATTTTGTACATCTTCATAACCATACACAATTTTCAGTACTACAATCAACTATATCGGTGCCGGCTTTGGTTAAGGCAACAGCAAAAAATAAAATGCCTGCGGTTGCCATGACAGATCATGCTAATATGATGGGGGCTTTTCATTTTGTTAGTAATGTACTCAATCACAATAAAGCTGCTGAAGCAAAAAATAAAGAAGCCCTTGAGAATGGAGAGATACCTGAAGAGACGATTATAAAACCGATTGTTGGATGTGAGTTTTTTGTTTGCGAAAATCACAAAGACAAATCTAGGAAAGACAATGGATACCAAGTTGTTTTTTTGGCAAAGAACAAAAACGGATATCACAATCTTGCAAAAATGTCTTCAATCGCTTATACTGATGGTTTTTATTACGTTCCGAGGATAGACAAAAAGGTCGTAGAGCAGTATCAGGATGATATTATAGTGCTATCAGGTAACCTATATGGAGAGATACCAAACAAAATACTCAATATAGGTGAAAATCAAGCTGAGGAAGCTTTGTTGTGGTGGAAAGAAACTTTTGGTAAAGATTTCTATATTGAATTGATGCGTCATGGGCAGGAAGATGAGGACAGGGTTAATCAGTCGTTAATTACACTAGCTAGAAAACACGATGTAAAACTCATAGCTACAAATAATACATATTATTTAGATAAAGAAAACTCTCATGCTCATGATATACTATTATGTGTAAAAGATGGAGAAAAATTATCTACCCCTGTAGGTAGAGGTCGTGGTTTTCGTTACGGATTGCCCAACGAAGAGTATTATTTCAAGTCTGGAGATGAAATAAAAAACCTTTTTAAGGATATCCCTGAAGCAATTATCAATATACAAGAAATAGTAGATAAAGTAGAGATATATTCACTATACCGTGATGTTTTATTACCTAAGTTTGATATACCCGAAGAATTTTTAGTTGCTGAAGATGATACAGATGCAGGGAAACGGGGGGAAAATAAATACTTAAGATATTTAACTTATGAAGGTGCTAAAAAACGTTATGATGAAATAACAGATGAAATAAAAGAGCGCCTTGATTTTGAATTGAAAACTATTGAAAATACAGGCTACCCAGGATACTTCCTAATTGTACAAGACTTCATTGCTGAGGCAAGAAATTTAGATGTTTCTGTAGGGCCTGGTAGAGGTTCTGCAGCAGGTTCTGCAGTAGCTTATTGCTTAGGAATAACCAATATAGATCCTATTGCTTACGATTTACTTTTTGAGCGTTTCTTAAACCCTGATCGTATATCTATGCCTGATATTGATATTGATTTTGATGACGAAGGTCGTGGGCGTGTTATGGACTATGTTATAAATAAATATGGCGCTAACCAAGTAGCACAAATTATTACTTATGGTACTATGGCAGCAAAGTCTTCCATACGAGATACTGCTAGGGTGCTTGACCTCCCATTGTTTGAAGCTGATAAAATAGCTAAACTCATACCTAATATGAAACTTGCTAAGATATTCGACATGGACGATAAGACATTAAGAGGAGCACTTCGCTCTGAAGAATTCGAAAGAGTCCAAGAGTTGTTAAGTATGTCTGAAAGTGAAGACTTAGGTGGTGAGACCATACAACAAGCGAAAGTATTAGAAGGTTCGTTAAGAAATACAGGTATACATGCTTGTGGGGTAATTATTACCCCTGATGATATAACCAACTTTGTTCCAGTGGCTGTAGCCAAGGATTCTGATTTGTATGTTACACAGTTTGATAATTCTGTAGTGGAAAGCGCAGGATTACTCAAAATGGATTTTTTGGGACTCAAAACACTAACACTTATAAAGGACACTGTAAAACTGGTAAAATATAAGAGAGGTGTTGACTTAGATCCAGACAATTTTCCCATAGATGATGTTAAAACATATGAACTTTTTCAACGAGGTGAAACAGTAGGAATATTTCAATATGAGTCGCCAGGTATGCAAAAGTATATGAAGGATTTGAAGCCTACTGTTTTCGCGGATCTTATTGCTATGAATGCGTTATACAGACCAGGGCCCTTAGAGTATATACCGAGTTTTATTCGACGAAAAAACGGAGAAGAAGAAATAAAGTACGACCTTGATGCTTGCGAAGAATACCTCAAAGAAACGTATGGTATTACCGTCTATCAAGAGCAGGTAATGTTACTGTCTCAAAAATTAGCAAACTTCACCAAGGGCGAGGCAGACGTTTTGCGTAAAGCAATGGGTAAAAAACAAAAGGCTGTACTAGATAAAATGAAGCCGAAGTTTATATCGCAAGCTGCAGAAAAAGGGCATGAGCCTGATACGCTTGAAAAAATATGGAAAGATTGGGAAGCATTTGCTAGTTACGCTTTTAATAAATCACACTCTACGTGTTATGCTTGGATAGCCTATCAAACAGCCTATTTAAAAGCACATTATCCTGCCGAATATATGGCTGCCGTATTATCCAATAATATGAACGATATAAAGCAAGTAACCTTTTTTATGGAAGAGTGTAAACGTATGGGGCTAGAAGTGTTAGGTCCAGATGTAAATGAATCATTTTACAAATTTACAGTTAATAGTCAAAATGCAGTTCGTTTTGGTATGGGAGCAATAAAAGGAGTAGGATCTGGAGCAGTAAAAACAATTGTAGAAGGAAGGAAAACAGGGAGGTACAAATCTATATTTGATTTGGCCAAACGAATAGACCTTAGAGCAGCCAATAAAAAAGCTTTTGAGAACCTTGCCTTAGCAGGAGGTTTTGATGGTTTTGATGACACACACAGGGCGCAGTATTTTCATAATGAGGATGAAACCAGTACTTTTCTAGAGAAAGCAATACGTTACGGGGCTAAGTTTCAGGAAAACGAAAATTCGTCGCAGGTTAGTCTTTTTGGCGAAGCCAGTGACGTACAGATACCTGAGCCCGTAGTACCACCTTGCGAAGAGTGGACTACCATGGAGAAACTTGCCAAAGAGAAAGAAGTGGTAGGTATATATTTATCAGGTCATCCGTTAAACGATTACAAATTTGAAATGAAATACTTTTGTAATTCAAAACTAGAGGCATTAAAAGAATTGGATAAGCACATAGCTAAAAACTTAACTTTTGGTGGGATTATTATCGACGTGCAGCATAGAATCGCTAAAAATGGTAAAGGTTGGGCTTCTTTTATTTTAGAGGGCTATGATGAAAGCTACGAGTTTAGGATATACGGCGAAGAATATCTAAAATTCAGGCATTTTTTAGTAGCCAATAGCTTTACTTATATTAAAGTTTTGGTTCGTGAAGGTTGGGTAAACCACGAAGGTAAGCGCGGAGAGCCAAGAATACAATTCATAACAATACAATACTTACAAGACGTACTTGATACTTTTGCTAAAAAATTAGTTATCCAGTTTAGCGTAAATGATTTACAAGATGATGTAATTACAGGGTTGCAAAATTTGCTCTACACTAATAAAGGGGATAACTCAGTAACGTTTCAGGTAATGGAGCTAGAAAAGGTAACAAAGCAAGTAGAAATAGCTGCTGATATGGTAAACGAACCAACTGAACCATACGGAGATAACCCTGAGCAGCAAGAAAATGCGTCGAGTACTGTTATAACCAACGTGGAGGATGTTCAGGTAACAACAAAGTTAACCATGCCTAGCCGAAAACTTAAAATAAAAATATCAAACGAATTGTTACAAGAGCTAGAGCGTTTGCAAATCAATTTTAAACTGAATTAA
- the trxA gene encoding thioredoxin encodes MAQEITDATFEEVVLKSDKPVLVDFWAAWCGPCRMVGPIIEDISSEYEGRAVVGKVDVDANQEFAAKYGIRNIPTVLVFQNGEVVGRQVGVAQKQTYADAIDALL; translated from the coding sequence ATGGCACAGGAAATAACAGACGCTACTTTTGAAGAAGTAGTATTAAAATCAGATAAACCAGTATTAGTAGATTTTTGGGCAGCATGGTGCGGACCTTGTCGTATGGTAGGACCTATTATTGAAGACATAAGTAGTGAATACGAGGGTAGAGCAGTGGTAGGTAAAGTAGATGTAGATGCCAACCAAGAATTTGCAGCTAAATACGGTATTAGAAATATACCTACAGTACTGGTATTCCAAAATGGAGAAGTTGTAGGCAGACAGGTAGGAGTTGCGCAAAAGCAAACGTATGCTGACGCTATCGATGCATTACTATAA
- a CDS encoding DUF58 domain-containing protein: MKIEHQLEKISAFSHLELLANQIVEGFISGMHKSPFHGFSAEFAEHRLYNQGESTRHIDWKLYAKTDRLYTKRFEEETNMRCHIILDNSSSMHYPKLKDEQEFYKSKIGFSVLASAVLMELLKKQRDAVGLSIYSDNYEFYAPEKGSDRHHRMLLDMLDRVLSATTTSKNTDTTTFLHQIAQKMHRRSMIILFTDMFQLGDNTALFDALRHLKHNKHKVVLFHVVDKKTELEFDFDNTPRKFIDVETGEEVNLFAENVKETYEKQVESYFSKVAETCMQYRIKYVPVSVDEDFEKILTTYLIEKQKFG; the protein is encoded by the coding sequence ATGAAGATAGAACATCAGTTAGAAAAAATATCAGCGTTCTCGCATTTAGAGCTACTAGCCAATCAAATTGTAGAAGGTTTTATATCAGGTATGCACAAGAGTCCGTTTCATGGCTTTTCTGCAGAGTTTGCGGAGCATAGATTGTACAATCAGGGAGAAAGTACTCGACACATAGACTGGAAGCTATATGCAAAGACCGACAGACTGTATACTAAACGATTTGAGGAAGAAACCAACATGCGTTGCCATATAATACTAGACAACTCATCATCTATGCACTACCCTAAGCTAAAAGATGAACAAGAGTTTTATAAAAGTAAAATAGGTTTCTCGGTACTTGCATCGGCTGTTTTAATGGAATTGCTAAAAAAACAGCGTGATGCTGTTGGGCTTAGTATATACTCTGATAACTATGAGTTTTACGCACCAGAAAAAGGCAGTGACAGGCATCATAGAATGTTACTGGATATGTTAGACAGAGTTTTGAGTGCAACTACGACATCCAAGAACACAGATACGACTACATTCTTGCATCAAATAGCGCAAAAAATGCATCGCCGATCTATGATTATACTATTTACTGATATGTTTCAGTTGGGCGATAATACAGCGTTGTTTGATGCCTTACGACATTTAAAACACAATAAGCATAAGGTAGTTTTATTTCATGTAGTAGATAAAAAAACAGAGCTCGAATTTGATTTCGATAATACACCTAGAAAATTCATTGACGTTGAAACGGGTGAAGAAGTAAATTTGTTTGCAGAAAACGTAAAAGAAACCTACGAAAAACAAGTAGAATCCTATTTTAGTAAAGTTGCTGAAACGTGTATGCAATATAGGATTAAATACGTACCTGTATCTGTTGATGAAGATTTCGAAAAAATATTAACTACTTACCTTATTGAGAAACAAAAGTTTGGATAA
- a CDS encoding alpha/beta fold hydrolase — MNCIVETIAGKIEYNVYGNGKPIVFLHGGHSNSQEKLFLKGYNKNCFKLIVPSRPGYGKTPISNKTTHKDAAQLIIALLDVLQIKKCVVVGISAGGLTAIQMAATYPNRVEKLLLISAITQKWLSPEDTLYKMGKIVFSPMVERFTWSVYRLLFSLLPKTMTKVLFKQVSSITNTTITENEICEVKKMVSVQRSKKGFVADLDHDISNDAITKIKCPTLILHSKNDKSVAIAMAHHANTNINNSILKVYNNKWGHLLWLGKDSEAPIADANSFINSENIRYK, encoded by the coding sequence GTGAATTGTATTGTAGAAACAATAGCAGGAAAAATTGAATATAATGTATATGGCAACGGAAAGCCTATTGTCTTTTTACATGGAGGTCATTCTAACAGCCAAGAAAAGTTATTTTTAAAAGGTTACAATAAAAATTGCTTCAAGCTAATAGTTCCTTCAAGACCAGGTTATGGTAAAACACCTATTTCTAATAAAACAACACATAAGGATGCCGCACAACTAATTATTGCTCTTTTAGATGTTTTACAGATTAAAAAATGTGTTGTAGTTGGTATTTCGGCAGGTGGGTTAACAGCCATCCAAATGGCAGCCACTTATCCCAATCGAGTTGAAAAACTACTACTTATTTCAGCAATTACTCAAAAATGGCTATCACCTGAGGACACACTTTATAAAATGGGTAAAATTGTATTTTCGCCTATGGTAGAACGATTTACTTGGAGTGTATACAGGTTGTTGTTTTCGCTCTTGCCTAAAACAATGACTAAAGTTCTGTTCAAGCAAGTTTCCAGTATAACCAATACTACAATAACCGAGAATGAGATTTGCGAAGTAAAAAAAATGGTTTCAGTGCAACGCTCAAAAAAAGGCTTTGTTGCCGATTTAGATCATGATATTAGCAATGATGCAATTACTAAAATAAAATGCCCTACTTTAATTTTACATAGTAAAAACGACAAATCAGTTGCTATTGCTATGGCGCATCATGCTAATACAAATATTAATAACTCAATTTTAAAAGTGTATAATAACAAATGGGGTCATTTACTCTGGCTAGGTAAAGATAGTGAAGCTCCTATAGCTGATGCAAATAGTTTTATCAATTCAGAGAATATCAGGTACAAATAA
- the ruvC gene encoding crossover junction endodeoxyribonuclease RuvC → MAHERIILGIDPGTTIMGFGIIKVVNKKMQFLQLNELQLKKYDDHYVKLRIIFERTIELIETHHPDEIAIEAPFFGKNVQAMLKLGRAQGVAMAAGLSRQIPITEYEPKKIKMAITGNGNASKEQVAKMLQQLLDIGELPKNLDSTDGLAAAVCHFFNTGKTVVGKSYTGWDAFVKQNESRVTKTGTPKNGA, encoded by the coding sequence TTGGCACACGAACGTATTATATTAGGTATAGACCCTGGTACAACCATAATGGGCTTTGGGATTATAAAAGTGGTAAACAAAAAGATGCAATTTTTGCAACTTAACGAATTACAGCTTAAAAAGTACGACGACCATTACGTAAAACTCCGTATTATTTTTGAGCGTACTATTGAGCTTATAGAAACCCATCACCCCGACGAAATTGCGATTGAAGCCCCGTTTTTTGGTAAAAATGTACAAGCCATGCTTAAATTAGGTAGGGCACAGGGAGTAGCTATGGCAGCAGGATTATCGCGCCAAATTCCTATTACAGAATACGAGCCTAAAAAAATAAAAATGGCAATTACAGGTAATGGTAATGCCAGTAAGGAACAAGTTGCCAAAATGCTACAACAGTTGCTGGATATTGGCGAATTGCCTAAAAACCTAGATAGTACCGATGGCTTGGCAGCAGCAGTTTGCCATTTTTTTAATACAGGTAAAACCGTTGTGGGTAAAAGCTATACGGGTTGGGATGCCTTTGTAAAACAAAACGAAAGCAGGGTAACCAAAACAGGAACACCAAAAAATGGCGCATAG
- the hemW gene encoding radical SAM family heme chaperone HemW — translation MAHSRLQNINNLTTIDAKGAGIYIHIPFCKQACHYCDFHFSTSLKKKDEMIAAIITEIGMRKNELEGQVIQTIYFGGGTPSVLSNQEIQHIITAVYNNFTVIDNPEITLEANPDDLSNKRIAALSNTPINRLSIGIQSFFEEDLKLMNRAHNAKEAEDCIAAAVKHFDNISIDLIYGIPNMSNQRWLQNVAKALQFGVPHISSYALTVEPKTALYTFVKKGIITAPSDEAAQEQFLLLVDELEANGFIHYELSNFGKQGYFSQNNTAYWLGKKYLGIGPSAHSYNGTTRSWNVANNMLYLKSIQEGKLPSEQETLTLSDRYNEYIMTGLRTIWGVAVARVQQDFGQLYYDYLIAQLQPFLDNGLLSFKDGIITTTRKGKFLSDGIASDLFFLR, via the coding sequence ATGGCGCATAGTCGACTCCAAAATATAAATAACTTAACCACTATTGATGCCAAAGGGGCAGGTATTTACATCCATATACCATTTTGCAAACAAGCATGCCATTACTGCGATTTTCATTTTTCTACCTCATTAAAAAAGAAAGATGAAATGATAGCGGCTATTATTACCGAGATAGGTATGCGAAAAAATGAGCTTGAAGGGCAGGTAATACAAACTATTTACTTTGGCGGTGGCACCCCATCAGTTTTATCAAACCAAGAAATACAGCACATTATAACAGCGGTGTATAACAATTTTACGGTAATTGATAACCCTGAAATTACTTTAGAAGCAAATCCCGACGATTTATCGAACAAGCGTATAGCCGCATTATCCAATACGCCCATTAACCGATTGAGTATTGGCATACAATCGTTTTTCGAAGAAGATTTAAAACTGATGAATCGTGCCCATAATGCAAAAGAAGCTGAGGATTGCATTGCAGCAGCCGTAAAGCATTTCGATAATATTTCTATCGATTTAATATACGGCATTCCTAACATGAGTAACCAGCGTTGGCTGCAAAACGTAGCAAAAGCATTGCAGTTTGGTGTACCCCATATTTCGAGCTATGCCCTTACGGTAGAACCTAAAACAGCACTATACACCTTTGTGAAAAAAGGCATTATTACAGCACCTAGTGATGAGGCTGCCCAAGAACAATTTTTGCTTTTGGTAGATGAACTCGAAGCAAATGGTTTTATACATTACGAGCTTTCTAATTTTGGCAAGCAAGGTTATTTTTCACAAAACAATACCGCGTATTGGTTGGGTAAAAAATATTTGGGCATAGGTCCTTCGGCACACAGCTACAACGGAACCACTAGGAGTTGGAATGTAGCCAACAATATGTTGTATCTTAAAAGTATTCAGGAGGGTAAACTGCCCTCCGAACAAGAAACGCTAACCTTGTCCGACCGTTACAACGAATATATCATGACGGGGCTACGTACCATTTGGGGCGTTGCTGTAGCGCGCGTGCAACAGGATTTTGGGCAGTTGTATTACGATTACCTTATTGCACAACTACAACCGTTTTTAGATAATGGCTTACTCTCTTTTAAAGATGGTATTATAACAACCACCCGCAAGGGAAAATTTTTATCGGATGGTATTGCTAGCGATTTATTCTTTTTACGCTAA
- a CDS encoding acyltransferase family protein, which produces MKGSSEGINYPIEFMRVAGVILITFTHIRHDFTEGVTYQILEVLPTYGTLLLSVVSGYLFCMNPQRGNLLKKKIRSLLIPYLIANIVVLLPVLIINALGYNYLNRLQYDYTLITEGLLSLHSPPINPPTYFIRDLFVIFCLLALLRKNYWSLLFIIPLLVFGQLLLRWDIAILFVSGFIIRKYALETQNKWVINAIGLAALAASFYFFNEEVYHKHIIALLLFINIVNLKFKFVLTGGYTYLLHLYHTPVIVFVFPILYALYPQPYFLAITQILLSALCCYILYLIMKRFRLGFIAGNRY; this is translated from the coding sequence ATGAAAGGTTCTTCAGAAGGTATTAATTACCCCATCGAGTTTATGCGCGTTGCAGGTGTAATACTTATTACGTTTACACACATACGGCACGATTTTACCGAGGGGGTTACCTACCAAATACTCGAAGTACTGCCTACCTACGGTACCTTGTTGCTCTCGGTAGTATCGGGCTATTTGTTTTGCATGAACCCGCAGCGTGGTAATTTGCTCAAAAAGAAAATTCGTAGCCTGCTTATTCCCTATCTTATTGCCAATATTGTGGTGCTGTTACCTGTGCTCATAATAAACGCATTGGGGTACAATTACCTCAATCGTTTGCAATACGATTATACGCTTATTACCGAAGGGTTACTCTCGTTACACTCGCCACCAATAAACCCTCCTACCTATTTTATTCGCGATTTGTTTGTTATATTTTGCTTACTAGCATTACTGCGCAAAAACTACTGGAGTTTACTGTTTATAATACCCCTATTGGTATTTGGGCAGTTATTACTCCGTTGGGATATTGCTATACTGTTTGTGAGTGGTTTTATAATCCGAAAATACGCTTTGGAAACACAAAACAAATGGGTTATAAATGCTATTGGGTTAGCAGCATTAGCCGCTAGTTTTTATTTTTTTAATGAAGAGGTATACCATAAACACATAATTGCGCTGCTATTATTTATAAACATTGTAAACCTTAAGTTCAAGTTTGTATTAACAGGCGGGTATACCTATTTACTGCATTTGTACCACACCCCTGTTATAGTGTTTGTATTCCCTATATTGTATGCATTGTACCCACAACCTTACTTTTTAGCCATTACACAAATACTTTTAAGCGCATTGTGTTGCTACATACTATATTTGATAATGAAACGCTTTAGGCTCGGCTTTATAGCGGGTAACCGTTATTAA
- a CDS encoding cyclase family protein produces the protein MLVHFNDAVADLTKPLDISLPLADSTKNPIAWYIDKPVITPVTMGDWVGKVSRGASTNFNTILFNPHGHGTHTECLGHITKDFYSINDALKQFFFVAELISVTPEAQGEDLVITQSQIAAALSGKTPEAIVIRTLPNDVAKQSKNYSNTNPPYLEEAAATYMRECGIKHVLIDLPSVDKEKDDGKLLSHKAFWNVKDVNNLNDDARHDATITELIFVADTILDGSYLLNLQIASFVNDASPSKPVLYKLE, from the coding sequence ATGTTAGTACACTTTAACGATGCTGTTGCCGACCTTACTAAACCGTTGGATATATCGTTACCCTTAGCCGATAGTACCAAAAACCCTATAGCGTGGTATATTGATAAGCCTGTTATTACGCCCGTAACCATGGGCGATTGGGTTGGAAAAGTGAGCAGAGGTGCATCGACTAATTTTAATACTATCCTCTTTAATCCGCACGGTCATGGTACACATACCGAGTGTTTGGGGCATATTACCAAAGATTTTTATAGTATTAACGATGCGCTAAAGCAATTCTTTTTTGTAGCCGAATTAATTTCAGTTACACCCGAAGCACAAGGCGAAGATTTAGTAATAACCCAAAGCCAAATAGCAGCGGCTTTAAGCGGAAAAACCCCTGAAGCAATAGTAATTAGAACATTACCTAATGATGTTGCAAAACAATCTAAAAACTACAGCAATACCAATCCGCCCTACCTTGAGGAAGCTGCTGCAACCTACATGCGCGAATGCGGTATAAAACACGTATTAATTGATTTACCGAGCGTAGATAAAGAGAAAGACGATGGTAAACTCCTATCGCACAAAGCATTTTGGAATGTAAAAGATGTAAATAATTTGAATGATGATGCGCGCCACGATGCTACCATAACTGAATTAATTTTTGTTGCCGATACCATACTGGATGGGAGTTACTTGCTTAACCTACAAATAGCATCGTTTGTAAACGATGCCTCGCCAAGTAAACCTGTATTATATAAACTAGAATAA
- a CDS encoding MmcQ/YjbR family DNA-binding protein: MNIQQFYEYCLAKKGVTEHFPFDDDVLVFKVGNKMFALSSVKSWEKEEAAINLKCDPERALELRAEYEGVQPGYHMSKQHWNTVSVHSDVPLSLLKELIDHSYELIFKSLTKKLQAEVLASE, from the coding sequence ATGAACATTCAGCAATTTTACGAATATTGCCTTGCCAAAAAAGGGGTTACTGAGCATTTTCCGTTTGATGATGATGTGTTGGTGTTTAAAGTTGGTAATAAAATGTTTGCATTATCTTCTGTAAAGAGTTGGGAAAAGGAGGAAGCGGCTATAAACCTTAAATGCGACCCTGAGAGGGCGCTTGAACTCCGCGCCGAATACGAAGGTGTACAACCAGGTTACCATATGAGCAAACAGCATTGGAATACTGTATCTGTACATAGCGACGTTCCGTTATCGTTATTGAAAGAGCTTATAGACCACTCGTATGAGTTAATTTTTAAAAGCCTTACTAAAAAATTACAGGCAGAAGTTTTAGCAAGCGAATAA